The following coding sequences lie in one Oncorhynchus masou masou isolate Uvic2021 unplaced genomic scaffold, UVic_Omas_1.1 unplaced_scaffold_4268, whole genome shotgun sequence genomic window:
- the LOC135534986 gene encoding uncharacterized protein LOC135534986, with protein MSGLLEMGGRFEQQGLLHMGGDPGWKGSPPVEAAREETCPNFLCLPESERDRAERPGRHRCVSLGWHTWHQPYAWCPGSQAQPSGGYSTSPHWQGDREHSTSAARVSRLSRAARVSRLSRAARVSRLSGAARVSRLSRAARVSHLSRAARVSRLSRAARVSRLSPACPELPEPPVCKEPPESPVCKKLPEPSVSQEPPEPSTSLSYLSVLSYLSVLSWRSLFSPVGPFSRVASPRLAARVTVPRRRLKRTKTMVEWGPRPAPEPPPRTDAHPDLPYTFRGGGGYF; from the exons atGTCAGGACTCCTGGAAATGGGAGGACGTTTTGAAcagcaagggttgctacacatgggaggagatcctggctggaagggatcgcctcccGTCGAGGCAGCCAGGGAGGAGACCTGccccaacttcctgtgcttaccggagagcgagagagaccgggcagagagaccgggcaggcaccgt tgcgtctccttgggctggcacacatggcaccagccttacgcatggtgtcccggTTCGCAAGCACAGCCCAGTgggggctattccacctcgccgcactggcagggcgaccgggagcattcaaccag cgctgccagagtctcccgcctgtccagagctgctagagtctcccgcctgtccagagctgctagagtctcccgcctgtccggagctgctagagtctcccgactgtccagagctgctagagtctcccacctgtccagagctgctagagtctcccgcctgtccagagctgctagagtctcccgcctgtctcccgcctgtccagagctgccagagccgccagtctgcaaggagccaccagagtcgccagtctgcaagaagctgccagagccgtcagtcagccaggagccaccagagccgtcaaccagcctgagctatctctctgtcctgagctacctctcagtcctgagctggaGGAGTTTGTttagtccagtggggccctttagtagggttgccagtcctaggttggcggcgagggtcaCCGTTCCTAGGAGGAGACTAaagcggacaaagactatggtggagtggggtccacgtcctgcgccagagccgccaccacggacagatgcccacccagacctcCCCTATACGttcaggggagggggggggtacttctga